A portion of the Gorilla gorilla gorilla isolate KB3781 chromosome X, NHGRI_mGorGor1-v2.1_pri, whole genome shotgun sequence genome contains these proteins:
- the BRS3 gene encoding bombesin receptor subtype-3: MAQRQPHSPNQTLISITNDTESSSSVVSNDNTNKGWSGDNSPGIEALCAIYITYAVIISVGILGNAILIKVFFKTKSMQTVPNIFITSLAFGDLLLLLTCVPVDATHYLAEGWLFGRIGCKVLSFIRLTSVGVSVFTLTILSADRYKAVVKPLERQPSNAILKTCVKAGCVWIVSMIFALPEAIFSNVYTFRDPNKNMTFESCTSYPVSKKLLQEIHSLLCFLVFYIIPLSIISVYYSLIARTLYKSTLNIPTEEQSHARKQIESRKRIARTVLVLVALFALCWLPNHLLYLYHSFTSQTYVDPSAMHFIFTIFSRVLAFSNSCVNPFALYWLSKSFQKHFKAQLFCCKAERPEPPVADTSLTTLAVMGTVPGTGSIQMSEISVTSFTGCSVKQAEDRF, from the exons ATGGCTCAAAGGCAGCCTCACTCACCTAATCAGACTTTAATTTCAATCACAAATGACACAGAATCATCAAGCTCTGTGGTTTCTAACGATAACACAAATAAAGGATGGAGCGGGGACAACTCTCCAGGAATAGAAGCATTGTGTGCCATCTATATTACTTATGCTGTGATCATTTCAGTGGGCATCCTTGGAAATGCTATTCTCATCAAAGTCTTTTTCAAGACCAAATCCAtgcaaacagttccaaatattttcatcaccagCCTGGCTTTTGGAGATCTTTTACTTCTGCTAACTTGTGTGCCAGTGGATGCAACTCACTACCTTGCAGAAGGATGGCTGTTCGGAAGAATTGGTTGTAAGGTGCTCTCTTTCATCCGGCTCACTTCTGTTGGTGTGTCAGTGTTCACATTAACAATTCTCAGCGCTGACAG ATACAAGGCAGTTGTGAAGCCACTTGAGCGACAGCCCTCCAATGCCATCCTAAAGACTTGTGTAAAAGCTGGCTGCGTCTGGATCGTGTCTATGATATTTGCTCTACCTGAGgctatattttcaaatgtatacaCTTTTCGAGATCCCAATAAAAATATGACATTTGAATCATGTACCTCTTATCCTGTCTCTAAGAAGCTCTTGCAAGAAATACATTCTCTGCTGTGCTTCTTAGTGTTCTACATTATTCCACTCTCTATTATCTCTGTCTACTATTCCTTGATTGCTAGGACCCTTTACAAAAGCACCCTGAACATACCTACTGAGGAACAAAGCCATGCCCGTAAGCAG ATTGAATCCCGAAAGAGAATTGCCAGAACGGTATTGGTGTTGGTGGCTCTGTTTGCCCTCTGCTGGTTGCCAAATCACCTCCTGTACCTCTACCATTCATTCACTTCTCAAACCTATGTAGACCCCTCTGCCATGCATTTCATTTTCACCATTTTCTCTCGGGTTTTGGCTTTCAGCAATTCTTGCGTAAACCCCTTTGCTCTCTACTGGCTGAGCAAAAGCTTCCAGAAGCATTTTAAAGCTCAGTTGTTCTGTTGCAAGGCGGAGCGGCCTGAGCCTCCTGTTGCTGACACCTCTCTTACCACCCTGGCTGTGATGGGAACGGTCCCGGGCACTGGGAGCATACAGATGTCTGAAATTAGTGTGACCTCGTTCACTGGGTGTAGTGTAAAGCAGGCAGAGGACAGATTCTAG
- the HTATSF1 gene encoding 17S U2 SnRNP complex component HTATSF1, with translation MSGTNLDGNDEFDEQLRMQELYGDGKDGDTQTDAGGEPDSLGQQPTDTPYEWDLDKKAWFPKITEDFIATYQANYGFSNDGASSSTANVEDVHARTAEEPPQEKAPEPTDARKKGEKRKAESGWFHVEEDRNTNVYVSGLPPDITVDEFIQLMSKFGIIMRDPQTEEFKVKLYKDNQGNLKGDGLCCYLKRESVELALKLLDEDEIRGYKLHVEVAKFQLKGEYDASKKKKKCKDYKKKLSMQQKQLDWRPERRAGPSRMRHERVVIIKNMFHPMDFEDDPLVLNEIREDLRVECSKFGQIRKLLLFDRHPDGVASVSFRDPEEADYCIQTLDGRWFGGRQITAQAWDGTTDYQVEETSREREERLRGWEAFLNAPEANRGLRRSDSVSASERAGPSRARHFSEHPSTSKMNAQETATGMVFEEPIDEKKFEKTEDGGEFEEGASENNAKESSPEKEAEEGCPEKESEEGCPKRGFEGSCSQKESEEGNPVRGSEEGSPKKESKKKTLKNDCEENGLAKESEDDLNKESEEEVGPTKESEEDDSEKESDEDCSEKQSEDGSEREFEENGLEKDLDEEGSEKELHENVLDKELEENDSENSEFEDDGSEKVLDEEGSEREFDEDSDEKEEEEDTYEKVFDDESDEKEDEEYADEKGLEAADKKAEEGDADEKLFEESDDKEDEDADGKEVEDADEKLFEDDDSNEKLFDEEEDSSEKLFDDSDERGTLGGFGSVEEGPLSTGSSFILSSDDDDDDI, from the exons ATGAGCGGCACCAACTTGGATGGGAACGATGAGTTTGATGAGCAGTTGCGAATGCAAGAATTGTACGGAGACGGCAAGGATGGTGACACCCAGACCGATGCCGGCGGAGAACCCGATTCTCTCGGGCAGCAGCCGACGGACACTCCCTACGAGTGGGACCTGGACAAAAAGGCTTGGTTCCCCAAG ATTACTGAAGATTTCATTGCTACATATCAGGCCAATTATGGCTTCTCTAACGATGGCGCATCTAGTTCTACCGCAAATGTTGAAGATGTCCATGCTAGGACTGCAGAGGAACCTCCACAAGAAAAAGCTCCGGAACCCACTGATgccagaaagaagggagaaaaaagaaaggctgagTCAG GATGGTTTCATGTTGAAGAAGACAGAAATACAAATGTATACGTGTCTG GTTTGCCTCCAGATATTACAGTGGATGAATTCATACAACTTATGTCCAAGTTTGGCATTATTATGAGAGATCCTCAGACAGAAGAATTTAAGGTCAAACTTTACAAAGATAATCAAGGAAATCTTAAAGGAGACGGTCTTTGCTGTTATTTGAAA AGAGAATCTGTGGAACTTGCATTAAAACTTTTGGATGAAGATGAAATCAGAGGCTACAAATTACATGTTGAGGTGGCAAAGTTTCAACTGAAGGGAGAATATGATGcctcaaagaagaagaagaagtgcaAAGACTATAAGAAGAAGCTGTCTATGCAACaaaa GCAGTTGGATTGGAGACCTGAGAGGCGAGCCGGACCATCCCGGATGCGCCATGAGCGAGTTGTCATCATCAAGAATATGTTTCATCCTATGGATTTTGAG GATGATCCGTTGGTGCTGAATGAGATCAGAGAAGACCTTCGAGTAGAGTGTTCGAAGTTTGGACAAATTAGGAAACTCCTTCTCTTTGAT AGGCACCCAGATGGTGTGGCCTCTGTGTCCTTTCGGGATCCAGAGGAAGCTGATTATTGTATTCAGACTCTCGATGGAAGATGGTTTGGTGGCCGTCAAATCACTGCCCAGGCATGGGATGGGACTACAGATTATCAG GTGGAGGAAACCtcaagagaaagggaggaaaggctgagaggATGGGAGGCTTTCCTCAATGCTCCTGAGGCCAACAGAGGCCTTAGGCGTTCAGATTCTGTCTCTGCTTCCGAAAGGGCAGGGCCTTCTAGAGCAAGGCATTTTTCAGAGCACCCCAGCACATCTAAAATGAATGCTCAAGAAACTGCAACTGGAATGGTGTTTGAAGAACCTATAGATGAGAAGAAGTTTGAAAAGACAGAAGATGGGGGAGAATTTGAAGAAGGTGCTTCTGAAAACAATGCTAAAGAAAGTAGCCCCGAAAAAGAGGCTGAAGAAGGCTGCCCTGAAAAAGAATCTGAAGAGGGCTGCCCCAAAAGAGGGTTTGAAGGCAGCTGCTCCCAAAAAGAGTCTGAAGAAGGCAATCCCGTAAGAGGATCTGAAGAGGGTAGTCCTAAAAAAGAGTCTAAAAAGAAGACACTCAAAAATGATTGTGAAGAGAATGGCCTTGCAAAGGAATCTGAAGATGACCTCAACAAGGAGTCTGAAGAGGAGGTTGGCCCCACAAAAGAGTCCGAAGAAGATGACTCAGAGAAAGAGTCTGATGAAGACTGCTCTGAAAAACAGTCTGAAGATGGCTCCGAAAGAGAATTTGAAGAAAATGGTCTCGAGAAAGATTTGGACGAGGAAGGCTCTGAAAAGGAGCTTCATGAAAATGTTCTTGACAAAGAGTTAGAAGAAAATGACTCTGAAAACTCCGAATTTGAAGATGACGGCTCTGAAAAAGTGTTAGATGAGGAAGGCTCTGAGAGAGAGTTTGACGAAGATTCagatgaaaaggaagaagaggaggatacatatgaaaaagtatttgatgATGAGTCTGATGAGAAAGAGGATGAAGAATATGCAGATGAAAAGGGGCTTGAAGCTGCTGATAAAAAGGCGGAAGAAGGTGATGCAGATGAAAAGCTGTTTGAAGAGTCAGACGACAAGGAAGATGAAGATGCAGATGGAAAGGAAGTTGAAGATGCTGATGAAAAGTTGTTCGAAGATGATGATTCCAATGAGAAGTTGTTTGATGAGGAGGAAGATTCCAGTGAGAAGTTGTTTGACGATTCTGATGAGAGGGGGACTTTGGGTGGTTTTGGGAGTGTTGAAGAAGGGCCCCTATCCACTGGCAGCAGCTTTATTCTCAgtagtgatgatgatgacgatgatatTTAA